In the genome of Enterococcus sp. DIV2402, the window CGAACGTATGCTATTAATTGTAAAAAATGACGGAGCAATTGCTAATTTAGATGATGATGCGATGGTTGAAGTGCCTTGTATTGTAAGTAAACGTGGTTATGAACCACTATGTATGGGTAAAATTCCTCATTTCCAAAAAGGAATGATTGAACAACAAGTAGCAGTTGAAAAATTAGTAGTAGATGCTTATGAACAAAAATCTTATCAAAAATTATGGCAAGCATTGACTCTATCAAAAACAGTTCCTTCAGCTAAAGTCGCAAAACAAATTTTAGATGAGCTAATTGAAGCAAATCAAGAGTGGTGGCCAACATTAAGTTAATAGTCTTCTATCTGAAAGTATGTTATAAAAATGGATAAGATACTATAAGAATTTTATTTGAGATAGGATGAGTACTATTATGCGCTTTACAGATTTAGTAAACGAACATTATGCTGATTTAAACGAAACAGAGTTATTAATGTGTAATTATATCATGGAAAATATCGATATAATTCCCACTATGAGTACACTTGAATTTGCTAGAAATAGTTTATCCTCAAAGTCTTCAGTTATACGCTTTTCACAGAAATTAGGGTTTACTGGATTCACCGAACTTAGAAATTTCATTAAATGGCAAGATCATGAAGAACGTTTTGATGAGCAAATAACTTTTACTAATCAAGTAATTAAAGACATAGAACGTTTATTAAACATCTTGAAAGACCGCAACTGGCTCCCAATTTATCAAATTATTGATTCTGTAGATAATATCTACGTCATTACAACAGGGATTACACAAAAAAATCAGGCAGCAGAATTACAACGATTATTTCTTTTGATTGGTAAACCTCTGCAAATCATTCCTGGAAATGGTAGCTCCAACGAGTTCAGAAGAATCCTTGAGAGACTAACTGAAAAAGATATCGTTTTTGTTTTATCATTATCTGGAGAAAATAATCGGTTAGAATCTATCATTCATCAATTAGAACTTGTTAAAAGCAAAATTGTCTCAATTACCAGTTTACAGAATAATTGGTTATCTGGAAAATCAGATTTTAACTTGTATGCTACAACTAGTCGCAGTCCCTTACCTAAAGATTGGTGGCTACAGACAGCCTCTTCGTTTTTTGTTTTAATTGAAGCTTTTGCTTTTGGATATATGGATTATAAACGCAAAGAATCCTCTTAAACAATTATTTATCTTATGAAACGACGATGTATTCGTCGTTTTTTTATTCGGGTTGAAATAACGGCTTCACCTAAATTTTGATTGCGTAGTTGTTCTAAATTTGACTTATTTCAAATATAAAATATAGTATTAAGAAATTGGATTGACTACTCATTCTAGGTAGTCATGTTAGCCATAGTTATTACTGAGGAGGGTAAAAAATGTTAATTGAACAGCTTAGAAATGAAGAACATTTTACCAATCATGAAAAGGATGTTGCACATTTTATCTTAGACAATATTGATGAAGTTAGTAATATGACATCTGAGCAATTAGCTAAATCTGCTTATACAAGCAAAGCAACAGTAGTTCGTTTATGTCAAAAATTAGGTTTACATGGGTACCAAGAATTCCGACTAAAATTAGTAGCTGAAATCAATCAAAATAATCGCATTAATCGTTTGCTGGCTAATGAACCTATTACTAATGCTAGTAGTTATATGGACATCATGCAAACATTGCCTCTTCTCTATGATAAAGCAATAACTAACACGAGATTGTCTCTTGATAAAAATTGTATGAATCGGATTAATAACTCTTTGAAAAATTTAGATTGCATCAACATTTATGGTACAGGTATTAGCTACATGTTAGCTCAATCTGCAGCCTTTAAATTTTCTACTTTAGGAATCGACTGTTCGGCTTATGAAAGTATTAATGCGCATGCTTTATCTGCTAAGAAAGAAAAGAAAACAATTTCTTTTTTGATTAGTTTTACTGGTGCAAATAGAACAGTAACTCGAATTGCTGAATACTTAAAGCAATCGACAAATAATTATATTGTAGGCATAGTAGGACCACATCATGAAGATATTCAACAATGGTGTGACGAATTAATTGAGATTCCTAACAGAGATTCATTATTGAGCCTAGATATTATTACTTCATTTACCGCAACAAATTATATATTAGATATTTTCTTTTCCATCATTCTTGCTAATAATTATGATGCGCATGTTAAATCTTCAATTGAAATGTTACAATACGAATCCTTACTGTTAAATAAAAATTATGACAGCGTTTTGAATGAAAAAGAATAAATTTGGACTTTTGTTTCAGAAACATAGTCAAATTTTTTGTTATTTTTGAAACGATGGAACTTCCTTTTTTGTAAGCGTTGTCGACCAAAAATGGATATGCTAGACTACGCTTACACATATATATAGGAGGTTTCAACATGGGTAAGTATTATGAGTTGGCGAATATGATTGTAGAAAATGTTGGTGGTAAAGAAAATGTTACTGGTTTAATCCATTGTATCACCAGACTACGATTTACACTCAAAGATGAACACAAAGCAAATGATGATATTTTGAAAGCGATGGACGGTGTGGTTACCGTAATGAAAAGTGGTGGACAATACCAAGTGGTTATTGGGAATCATGTCCCTGAAGTCTACGAAGAAGTAATCAAATTACTAAATCTTAAAGATACGCAGCAACCAGAGACTACACCTGAAAATGGAAAATGGCTAGATAGAGTGATTGCTGTTGTATCAGGTATTTTTCAACCAATATTAAGTATTATGGCAGCTTGTGGAATGCTTAAAGGTTTTAATACATTGTTTGTGACATTAGGTTTATACAGTGATACAAGTGGTGGTTATTTAATTATAAATGCTGCTGGAGATGCATTATTTACATTTTTACCATTATTCTTAGGATACACTGCTGCAAAAAAATTCGGATTAAAGCCAATGTTAGGCTTAGCAATGGGCGCTGCAATGTGTTATCCAGGAATTCAAGCAAGTGCACTTTCTGCGGGGGCTGAACCACTATATACGGTTTTAAATAATACTATGTTTGCTTCACCAGTGTATGTTGATTTCTTTGGACTTCCTATTATTTCAATTGATTATACAGGTACTGTTATTCCTGTGATTTTAGCCGTTTGGTTCGCTGCAAAATGTGAAAAATTATTTAATAAATTTGTACCCGATTTAGTGAAATTTTTCTTCGTTCCAATGTTAACATTATTGATTGCATTACCTATCGCAATTCTGTTCCTTGGTCCTATTGCAACATTTGGCTCCACTTTGATTTCAGAATTCACTCTGGCAATAAGAAGCTTTAGCCCTTTACTTGCTGGAGCAATTGTTGGTGCAACATGGCAAATTCTTGTTATTTTTGGTATGCATTGGGGATTCATTCCAGTTTATATTAATAATGTGATGACTTTAGGCTATGATAACGTAATGATGCCTTTCTTTGCATGCACATTCGCAACATCAGCAGTTGTTTTAGGAATTTTCTTTAAAACGAAAGATAAAAAATTAAAACAAATGGCTATCCCTAACTTCATATCAGGCATTTTCGGCGTTACCGAACCCGCTATTTACGGTATGTTACTTCCATTAAAAAAACCATTCATCATTAGTTGTATTGCAGGTGGAATTGGGGGCGCTTTTTATGGTTACTTTAACTTCAGAAAATTTATTATGGGTGGAATGGGTATTTTTGAATTACCTAATATGATGAATCCAGATGGATCAATGGGTAATATTATTGTAGCTCTAGTAGGAATTATTATTTCTATGGTTGTTGGATTTGTATTAACGATGATTTTCTATAACGAGCCAACTGTTCAACCAATAAATAATCGTATTAGTGATGTAACTACGAATTCCAATCTGACAAAAATAAAGCAAAAAACACATAAACTTTCTGTATTTAGTCCAATTAAAGGAGAAATCATCCCATTATCAGAAGTTGCAGATGAAGCCTTTGCAATGGAGATTTTGGGTAAAGGGGTTGGCATTATTCCAAGTGAAGGATTAGTTGTAGCTCCAGTAGATGGGATTATCACTACGCTATTTCCGACATTACATGCGATTGGAATTACTAGTAATGATGGCGTCGAATTATTAATTCATGTTGGCTTAGATACGGTGCAATTAGACGGAGAGGGCTTTAACGCCTTCGTTAAACAAGGCGACAACGTTATTCAGGGACAAAAATTATTAGAATTCGATATTGAAAAAATACAAAAAGCTGGTTATTCAATTACAACACCTGTCGTAGTCACAAATACAGCCTCTTATCTTAGCGTAGTAAAAGAAAGTGTTCAATCTATAGAAGGAGGCGACTTATTATTAACAATAACTGTTTCATAATTAATTTATGTAGGGAGTGTTTTAAATGACAATAAGGAATGATTTTTTATGGGGTGGAGCTACTTCAGCGAATCAATATGAAGGTGGCTATAATCTAGATGGTAAAGGGTTATCTTCTATGGATATCGTTCCTTCAGGTAACACTCGTTCTGACATCATTCAAGGGTACTTAAATAGTTTCTCAATTGATAATCATTTATACTACCCCACACATAAAGCCGTTGATTTTTATCATCGTTATCAAGAAGATATAGCTTTATTTTCTGAAATGGGTTTTAAGGCCTACCGATTAAGTATTTCTTGGACACGAATTTTTCCTAATGGAGATGAACTTAAACCCAATGAAGCCGGTTTGAAATTTTACGAAAATATATTTAAAGAATGTAAAAAATTTAATATTCAACCCATTGTAACAATCTCTCATTTTGATGTTCCTTTATACCTAGTTAAAAAAATTGGGGCTTGGAAAAGTCGAAAAATGATTGATTATTACTTAAAACTTTGCAAGATTTTGTTTGAGTATTACAAAGAGTACGTGGAATATTGGTTGACCTTTAACGAAATTAATATGATACTTCATGCTCCTTTTATGGCTGCCGGAATTACTTTTAATGCTGAAGACAATGAAGAACAAATTAAATATCAGGCTGCACATCATGAACTTATCGCTAGTTCTCTTGCCACAAAAATGGCAAAAGAAATTAATCCTAACAATAAAATTGGCTGTATGTTTGCCGCAGGAAGTGCCTATCCATACAGTTGTGATCCAAAAGATGTTTGGGAAGCTTTGAAAGTAAATCAAGAAAATTATTTCTTTGTTGATATTCAGTCGCGAGGAAAATATCCTAATTATGCCTTAAAAACATTCCAACATAAAGGAATAACTATAGTAATGGAGGAAAACGATGAACAAATCCTTTCTAAATATCCTGTCGATTTTATCTCGTTTTCTTATTACAATAGTCGATGTATTGCAAATAAAAATAGTGACGCAGAATTGACGGATGGCAATTTATTTGCCACTGCCAAAAACCCGTATCTTAAGACAAGTGAATGGGGCTGGCCAATTGATCCTTTAGGTTTGCGAATTACTTTAAATGAGGTTTATGATCGTTATCAAAAACCAATGATTATTGTAGAAAACGGCTTAGGAGCAGTAGATACAATTAATGATAATGGCAAAATAAAAGATACTTATCGTATACAGTATCTATCCGATCATATAAAAGCTATAAAACTAGCAATCGAAGAAGATGGTGTAGATTTATTTGGATATACTGCTTGGGCAGCATGTGATATCATAAGTGCTTCTTCTGGAGAAATGAAAAAGCGTTATGGATTTATTTATGTTGAGGCAGATGATAATGGTATTGGCACATTTAACCGTCTGAAAAAAGAAAGTTTTTATTGGTATAAAAAAGTAATTCAATCAAATGGAGAGATTCTCTAACAATTACACGTACTAAATAAGTTTGCTCAGTATAAAATTATTTAGTTTCAACAACAGTTCGAACAGTACTCTCTTTGTCTACTATAGCAATAAGTACTGTTCGACTTTATTTTTTAACTATTTATGAAAATTTTTAACTCATCTATACAAAAGAGCACTTCCCAACTTGGAAAGTGCCTTTAAATCTCACCTATAAGTGAAGAAACAGTTTCTAATTACTATGCAAGAGTAAAGTCCTCTCTTTTTTCAACTAAAAATCTATTTCATTCTAACCTACCCCTACCACTTCAAATCCAACAATTCAATCATTTCATGATAAGCTGTTTCGATTCGTTGTCGAGTTTCTTCTGGCACTTGATTAGCGTATTGTCCATCCGGCAAATAATCTTCTGCCAGTACAACTTGAAAATCGTAAGCCTGCATATCACCATACTCAAAATCATAATAAGTATGATTGGGAATTGGTTCTCTGGATACCCACGTAGGATGCAAGGTTACATTACTTAGATAAGTTCGATCGCCTTCTTTGGTAATCTCCACTTCCGGAATGACACCTCTTTCCGTCCAATAATTATAGTTAACCGTTTCATATCGTTGATTTGACAATAAATTCCCCATTGAGTAGATGATGAATTTCTTTTCGCCATCTTTTTCTACTATCTCCGTAGGTTCTGCAACATGTGGATGTCCACCAAAGATAATATCTGCCCCAAAATCAATCATTTGACGATAAACTGTTTGCTGTTCTTCTGTTGGTTCTAATGCATATTCAACACCTGATTGTGGCATAACAATCGTAATATCTGCTATTTTCTCCGCTTCTTTGATTTCAGCTTCAACTTTTTCTATCGATAAATCTTTTAAATATTTGTCATAGTCTTCTTGGCTAATGCTTTCTTCAATTCCGTTAAACCCATAGGAATAAGCCAGCATCGCTACTTTAATACCATTCACTTCTTTCACTAGAATGTCATCGTCATCAACATTGACACCTATTGTGTCTAATCCCGCCTCACGAAAAGCAGTCGCCGTAGTGGTTACTCCTTCAATTCCTGTATCTAGAATATGATTATGTGCCAAATCGATAACATCAAAACCCGCATCTTTAATACTATCAACCACACTTGGTGGCGCATTGAATAAAGGAAAACCACCAATCTCTTTATTCGGATTGATTGTTCCTTCAAAATCGCCTAATGCGATATCTGCCGACGAAATCAGCGGTTTGACTTGGTCATAGTCATTAGCAAAATCGTACCCTTCACCGTCAAACGAACTTAAATAGAGCGGTCGATGATAGAGCATATCTCCACTTGCAGTGACGGTAATTGTTTGCGGTCCTTGATTTTTCGTTTGACTGGTTTTTGTATCACGCACCTCATCTGCATTTTTCGGTGAACTTAGCCCTTTATAAACAATAAAATATCCTGTACTAATAATTGAGATAAACAGCAGTACCACCAACAAACCAAAGATAATCTTTTTTTCTCTCCTAGAAAGCCAACGTTTATCATTCATTTTTTATCACCTTTCCATTGTCTTACTTGAAAACAACTTCATCGTAGCTACGAACATTGTGTGAAAACACACTCAAAACTAATTACGTAATAGGTTCTTTTTATATATTATTATACTGAAAATTTCATCTGTTTAACAGGATCTCTTTTTTCATGAAATTAAATAGCCTTCACCACTGCCTGTGCAACAACCTGAGTAACATTATCTTGAAAGACATTTGGCATGATATTTGTTGGTGTCAATTCTTCCTCAGAAATCAAATTCGCAATAGCTACTGCAGCAGCTATTTGCATTTCATCAGTAATTTTTGTCGCTTTTGCATCTAAAACTCCTCTAAAAATCCCAGGGAAAGCTAAGACATTGTTCATCTGGTTTGGATAATCACTACGACCTGTGCCGACAATATACGCACCCGCTGCCAATGCTTCTTCTGGTAAAATCTCTGGTATTGGATTTGCCAATGCAAAAATAACCGGTTTTTCAGCCATGTGATGAATCCATTCCGCTTTTAAAACATTTCCCTGTGACACACCAATAAAAATATCCGCATCAACCAAGGCATCCTGTAACGTCCCAGAAACAAACGTGCGATTCGTTACTTTGGCAATGTCTAAATGATGAGGCAATAGCGACGTACCCTCTTGCTCATTTAAAATACCAGCTTTATCTACTACCAAAATATTGTGAATTCCCGCTGCTAAGAATTTTCTAGTAATCGCAATACCCGCTGCCCCACCACCATTAACTACTACTTTAATCTCATCTCGTGATTTTCCAATTAATTTTAAACTATTGAAAGTTGCCGCCAAAGCCACAATCGCTGTTCCATTTTGATCATCATGAAAAATAGGAATCGCACATTCATCCATTAAGCGTCGTTCAATTTCAAAACATCTAGGTGCCGCAATATCTTCTAAATTGATTCCTCCAAAAGTTGGTGAAATTGCTTTGACAACTTGAATAATTTCATCAATATCCTGTGTATCTAGCACAATAGGAATCGTATCAATATTTCCAAAACGTTTAAACAATGCCGCTTTCCCTTCCATTACTGGCAAAGCCGCTTCAGGACCAATATTTCCTAACCCTAATACTGCTGAACCATCACTAACCATCGCGATAGTATTTTTCTTCATCGTTAATTCACGGGCAAGCCCCTTATTCTCCACAATAGCTGAAGAAACAGCCGCCACTCCCGGTGTATAAACAACACTCAAATCCTCAGGCAGATTAATAGCCGCTTTTGGAGTGATCGACAGCAAGCCGCCATTTTGTTTCACCTGCTCCAATGCCAATTCTTTTACATCTTTAGTCATGATTTTTCCTCCATATCTAAATAGAAAACGGATACAAATTGTTTTATTTATTATCTTACCATAAAATAAATGTCATTATATATGAAAAAGACACTTTCCGGAGAGGGAGAGTGTCTGAGATGTAATATTGGGTGGTAGATGAAACCCCACTCATAATCATTTGATAAGGAACCGTAAAAATTCAGTGTGGACTACAATCATCTATAATTTGCTCATTTTCGATTCTAAATATCTGATCACACAATAATTCAATATCATTTTGGACGTGAGAAGTTAATATAATAATCCGATTTTTTTGATATTTTTGAATTAGCTGATAAGTTAAATTAACACTTTCTTGATCTAAGGGATTAAACGGTTCATCTAATATTAAAATTTCTGAACTAGGCATAAAAGCTTGAATAATTCCCATTTTTTGCTTTGTTCCCATTGATAAATTTTTAAATTTATGTTGTTTATAATGTGTTAAATCAAAATATGCAAGCCATTCTTCCAAGTCAATTCCTTTGTGATTTTCACACATTTTTCTAATTAGCTCTAAATTGTCCCACAGACTCAAGTGTGCTAAAAATTGCGGATGACCAATGAAGATTCCTGCTTTTTCCAAATAATTATTTTTTTCTCTAATAGTCCTCTCACCTTGTTGAATCTGGCCACTAGTTAGCTTGATATATCCAGCTAATGCTTTTAATAAAACTGTTTTTCCGGAACCATTTACGCCGATAATTCCATAAGTGTGATTTTTTTCAAAGTTTAAATTTACATTTCTAAAAATCTCTCGCCCATCATATTTTTTATAACCATTCTTAATCGTTAACACTAGCTATCCTCTCCTCTTGAAAAAGTACCTAGTGGTGTATAAAATTGAATAACTACCACTAAACATACTAAAAATAACCATTTTGGATGCTGATAGGTTTCTAACATCATGGGAATGGTAAATATACACCCAACTAAACCAAATAACATATTACTTACACTTAAAATAAGTAAAACAAAATAGATAATTACAATGGAATAAAAAAATATAACTGGCAACAAAAGTGTCTCCCAGGATATAAAAGATACCTTTAAAACAGCTATGACAAGGATACAACCACAAAATACCAAATAATCTTTAGTAACCTGCTTAGTAATAAGTATAATTAATCGAATTAAGTATTGATGACGACTTTTCGAATGAAATTGAACAGTACTGCGAAATCCATCACTCACCTCAATCATTAACAGAATGCTTTGATAGAATATTAGGAGAAACAGACCCAGAATAAATATGAGTTTGACGAAATCAAATTGTTTCTCACCAAAACTGCTAATTGCAGTTATCGTCAAAACACCTTCTTCTAAAAATTCCAAACTACTTAATCTTTGAGATCCCCCTAATGTAGTCATTTCATAAAGATAGTTTAGAAAAAGAAGACAGATAATCCACCGAAGAACAATAAAAAAAACTACTTTAACTGGCCTCATTTAACAAACCTCACCGTCTGTCGTTCTCCATAAAATAACAAAAAACAACAAATAAGGCAGATAGGTCAAGATAATCTGTGGGACTGTCAATTCCGTGTAGCTTGTTACCATGAGTGATGTCATAGGTACAATGTACTGATTATTGACAAACATATACATTAAAGGTGACAGAATCCATAAAAAAACAAGATAAGTCAGTATCCCAAGTGAAAAACGTTTAAAATAATCAATACAATAATACACAAGCATACTATTTAAGACTAAAGCTATCATCTTTACTAACCAGTAGAAGATAGCATAACTCCCTATACTTGATGAAAATATTGTTAAAAAGCTATCTCTTGCAAAGTCATTTTCTAATATTTTTGAATGAAAAACACCACCGAAAGCTGCAATAAAGATAATAATTATATAAATCATACTAAAAAAAAGAACAACTGTAAGACTACTATATATTTTTAATTTCATTAAATTTTTTGCATATAAATTGTTTTTACCAATATAAAATTTCAAATAATTGCTTTTTAATAAAGAGTAACTATACCCTGTAAAAGAAATTAATATAGGGAAACCAAATGATTGATAAAAATTATATTCAAATAACGCATTATTATACGAAATAGAAGTAGATAGTAGCTGTGATTTCACATATTCTCCTCCAAATTCTACTAAATCTGGTGCTGTTGTATCAAAAGTAAAATAAATTTTCATCGTGTTCCAATAAATAAGCGAAAGAAAGACAAACAGAAACAAGATGATCGTTTTTTTGTAAGGTACTATCTTAAGATATGCAGTCATTTTCATTTTAATACTCCTAAATCATTAATTATGTTAACAGGCGTTATTTTTTAATTACTATTTATCCGGTGACCAACTTCCTGTAACTATTGTTTGCACATCAAACCAATTTTCTCTAGCCATACTAATTTTATATGAATATCCTTTACTAGCCCAATTAGCATACTCTTTTCGAGAACCTGTAGACAACATATTCACTTGGCTACGATCTTCATTACCAGAATTTCTCAAAACATTTTTAACCTTAATATTGTTTTTTCTTGAATCTAAGTTCAATACATGTGACCCATTTTTTTCTTTTAACAACAATCCCGAATTATAATAGAAACCAGACATTGAGATACTAAAAGAACCAATACTTCTAGCCAAAACGATAGGTGTCATTAACATAAAACAGAATACTAATAAACCCGATAAAACAAACTTTTTCTTCATATATATTCTCCCCACCAACAAACCTGTTCACGATATTTATTGTAACAAAATTAATAAAGTAGTAACCAAAAGTACCCTAAACGTTGAATATCTTGTCTTGAACGTATGTTTTTTTAATAAACACAAAAAAGACACTTTCCGCAATTGGAAAGTGTCTGAAATCCAGATATAAAACGAATTAACGTTTTGAGAACTGTGAAGCTTTACGAGCTTTCTTAAGACCTGGTTCTAACAACTTTTATTTTCATAAGTTTCAAAAGCCTTTAATATCAATCTTTTCAATCAAATGAAACATCACCGATTTCATCTAATTTCAATCAATTTCATCTGAATGGTGTGAATTTTAGATTAAAAACTATAATTTTGAGCTAGAAATTATCAAAGTTCACACCATTACCTGAAATAATATAGAATGAAACCATCAAATAAAATATATTGATTAATCAATTATATTACATTCATTTCTGTTACAATACTTTTAAGAGGTGATAAAAATGGAAAAAGGGTTTGAAATTAATTTTGACAAAAATACTATAGATCACTTAGGCATTAAATTATATAGTTCATTTCCACCAGTTATTGCTGAAATGATTTCCAATTCATACGATGCTGATGCCGAATACGTTCAAGTAAAAATTAATTACATTGATAAAATTGTCAGTATTATTGATGACGGACACGGAATGAGTCATGATGAACTAAATAAAAGTTTCTTAGTTATTGGTCGAAATCGTAGAGAAGATGAAAAAACTGGATTATCAAAAATAAAGAAAAGAAAAGTGACTGGTAAAAAAGGGCTTGGAAAGTTAGCTGTTTTTGGTATAGCTAAAACTATTGAAGTGCATTCTATAAAAGATGGCTTAAAAAATGCGTTTAGAATAAACTATGAGCAACTTAAAAGTGCTGAAAATAGTAGCTATATTCCTGAAGTGATATCCGAGCATTTACCTACAAGTGAACCTAACGGAACAATTGTAATAATAAAAGATATTAAACAAAAAAATATAACTAGTATTGATGACTTAGCAATTAGTTTATCTAGTAGATTCTCATTTTTTGATACTGATTTTTCTGTAACTATAGAAAATCCAAACAATAAAACTGAAAACAAACCAGTAACTAAATCATTGTATTTCGATAATCTAGAAAAAGAGTATACTTGGAAGTTCCCAGAAGATTTTAGCGAAGAAATAAAAAAAGATATTCATCTAAAATTTTTAAATGACCATAATGTAACAGGCGAAATTTTCACTAAAAAAACACCTTTAAAAAGTAGTGAAACAGGTTTTCTATTATATGCTAGAAAGAAACTTGCATCTGAACATGTTTTTTTCAACGATCGTTCAAATGATCGATTTAATAGCTACGTTACGGGATTCTTTCACATTGATTTTATTGATGAAAGTAACAATGACGATATTATTGCTACAGCTAGACAATCTATATTATGGGATGAAAATGAAGATATAAAAACATTGAAACTTGGTTTAGA includes:
- a CDS encoding MurR/RpiR family transcriptional regulator, whose protein sequence is MRFTDLVNEHYADLNETELLMCNYIMENIDIIPTMSTLEFARNSLSSKSSVIRFSQKLGFTGFTELRNFIKWQDHEERFDEQITFTNQVIKDIERLLNILKDRNWLPIYQIIDSVDNIYVITTGITQKNQAAELQRLFLLIGKPLQIIPGNGSSNEFRRILERLTEKDIVFVLSLSGENNRLESIIHQLELVKSKIVSITSLQNNWLSGKSDFNLYATTSRSPLPKDWWLQTASSFFVLIEAFAFGYMDYKRKESS
- a CDS encoding MurR/RpiR family transcriptional regulator is translated as MLIEQLRNEEHFTNHEKDVAHFILDNIDEVSNMTSEQLAKSAYTSKATVVRLCQKLGLHGYQEFRLKLVAEINQNNRINRLLANEPITNASSYMDIMQTLPLLYDKAITNTRLSLDKNCMNRINNSLKNLDCINIYGTGISYMLAQSAAFKFSTLGIDCSAYESINAHALSAKKEKKTISFLISFTGANRTVTRIAEYLKQSTNNYIVGIVGPHHEDIQQWCDELIEIPNRDSLLSLDIITSFTATNYILDIFFSIILANNYDAHVKSSIEMLQYESLLLNKNYDSVLNEKE
- a CDS encoding beta-glucoside-specific PTS transporter subunit IIABC, producing the protein MGKYYELANMIVENVGGKENVTGLIHCITRLRFTLKDEHKANDDILKAMDGVVTVMKSGGQYQVVIGNHVPEVYEEVIKLLNLKDTQQPETTPENGKWLDRVIAVVSGIFQPILSIMAACGMLKGFNTLFVTLGLYSDTSGGYLIINAAGDALFTFLPLFLGYTAAKKFGLKPMLGLAMGAAMCYPGIQASALSAGAEPLYTVLNNTMFASPVYVDFFGLPIISIDYTGTVIPVILAVWFAAKCEKLFNKFVPDLVKFFFVPMLTLLIALPIAILFLGPIATFGSTLISEFTLAIRSFSPLLAGAIVGATWQILVIFGMHWGFIPVYINNVMTLGYDNVMMPFFACTFATSAVVLGIFFKTKDKKLKQMAIPNFISGIFGVTEPAIYGMLLPLKKPFIISCIAGGIGGAFYGYFNFRKFIMGGMGIFELPNMMNPDGSMGNIIVALVGIIISMVVGFVLTMIFYNEPTVQPINNRISDVTTNSNLTKIKQKTHKLSVFSPIKGEIIPLSEVADEAFAMEILGKGVGIIPSEGLVVAPVDGIITTLFPTLHAIGITSNDGVELLIHVGLDTVQLDGEGFNAFVKQGDNVIQGQKLLEFDIEKIQKAGYSITTPVVVTNTASYLSVVKESVQSIEGGDLLLTITVS
- a CDS encoding 6-phospho-beta-glucosidase — translated: MTIRNDFLWGGATSANQYEGGYNLDGKGLSSMDIVPSGNTRSDIIQGYLNSFSIDNHLYYPTHKAVDFYHRYQEDIALFSEMGFKAYRLSISWTRIFPNGDELKPNEAGLKFYENIFKECKKFNIQPIVTISHFDVPLYLVKKIGAWKSRKMIDYYLKLCKILFEYYKEYVEYWLTFNEINMILHAPFMAAGITFNAEDNEEQIKYQAAHHELIASSLATKMAKEINPNNKIGCMFAAGSAYPYSCDPKDVWEALKVNQENYFFVDIQSRGKYPNYALKTFQHKGITIVMEENDEQILSKYPVDFISFSYYNSRCIANKNSDAELTDGNLFATAKNPYLKTSEWGWPIDPLGLRITLNEVYDRYQKPMIIVENGLGAVDTINDNGKIKDTYRIQYLSDHIKAIKLAIEEDGVDLFGYTAWAACDIISASSGEMKKRYGFIYVEADDNGIGTFNRLKKESFYWYKKVIQSNGEIL
- a CDS encoding CapA family protein — translated: MNDKRWLSRREKKIIFGLLVVLLFISIISTGYFIVYKGLSSPKNADEVRDTKTSQTKNQGPQTITVTASGDMLYHRPLYLSSFDGEGYDFANDYDQVKPLISSADIALGDFEGTINPNKEIGGFPLFNAPPSVVDSIKDAGFDVIDLAHNHILDTGIEGVTTTATAFREAGLDTIGVNVDDDDILVKEVNGIKVAMLAYSYGFNGIEESISQEDYDKYLKDLSIEKVEAEIKEAEKIADITIVMPQSGVEYALEPTEEQQTVYRQMIDFGADIIFGGHPHVAEPTEIVEKDGEKKFIIYSMGNLLSNQRYETVNYNYWTERGVIPEVEITKEGDRTYLSNVTLHPTWVSREPIPNHTYYDFEYGDMQAYDFQVVLAEDYLPDGQYANQVPEETRQRIETAYHEMIELLDLKW
- a CDS encoding NAD(P)-dependent malic enzyme, which produces MTKDVKELALEQVKQNGGLLSITPKAAINLPEDLSVVYTPGVAAVSSAIVENKGLARELTMKKNTIAMVSDGSAVLGLGNIGPEAALPVMEGKAALFKRFGNIDTIPIVLDTQDIDEIIQVVKAISPTFGGINLEDIAAPRCFEIERRLMDECAIPIFHDDQNGTAIVALAATFNSLKLIGKSRDEIKVVVNGGGAAGIAITRKFLAAGIHNILVVDKAGILNEQEGTSLLPHHLDIAKVTNRTFVSGTLQDALVDADIFIGVSQGNVLKAEWIHHMAEKPVIFALANPIPEILPEEALAAGAYIVGTGRSDYPNQMNNVLAFPGIFRGVLDAKATKITDEMQIAAAVAIANLISEEELTPTNIMPNVFQDNVTQVVAQAVVKAI
- a CDS encoding ATP-binding cassette domain-containing protein; its protein translation is MLTIKNGYKKYDGREIFRNVNLNFEKNHTYGIIGVNGSGKTVLLKALAGYIKLTSGQIQQGERTIREKNNYLEKAGIFIGHPQFLAHLSLWDNLELIRKMCENHKGIDLEEWLAYFDLTHYKQHKFKNLSMGTKQKMGIIQAFMPSSEILILDEPFNPLDQESVNLTYQLIQKYQKNRIIILTSHVQNDIELLCDQIFRIENEQIIDDCSPH